In Eleutherodactylus coqui strain aEleCoq1 chromosome 4, aEleCoq1.hap1, whole genome shotgun sequence, the following are encoded in one genomic region:
- the LOC136626289 gene encoding centrosome-associated protein CEP250-like, producing MTQGAELGRDWLALQKELQNSLEAQKRQAVLVEKLQAKVVQYRSRYQELQQSQEFSLSRGELELDKALRKLEEEQQRCTSLAAVNSLLRGDLLQTQGANKLLEDDIHKLTADWSNAFKELERKEKEWKAEREVYKGQIQGEHSRLLRLWTEVVTFHRHFKELKTATERDLSALLAEWTRCTRLIYASCSSLISWRPRDPEKVTEPPKYLLVTWGRGIESIEVAGQEEQVAMKEERSVLDISGHQEGSLKPQIQMLQLEVETKTSHARTLEEKLTSLQSQFDAKEEKANLLKLQLVTAQEEASMMRTQLVAAEQESSMMRTQLVAAEQESSMMRTQLVAAEQESSMMRTQLVAAEQESSMMRTQLVAAEQESSMMRTQLAAVEQEVRAIRAQLVAVEQEGSRMRTRLQREQQEEHTMRLSELGLTQQETSILCSQLDKDKQEGSGKRLQWETSQQEANAIRSPVVITSQKVSMITSLLETSPPSTLSPSLESTQLMTSLLGSMPLETSKTMSLQQDGSVIKSGQEVDLMETSHADILGHNIQSNSQFVKSKEDLMESQLESKIKSLTSKAHESEQEIHSLVVQLEASRQEARSLELKVQFSEQEMESFKGMVRKLEQEVHSLRAELQERSQEAESLRSSLMTNEMEESRLLSMEREMRYSHQRSLEAVESERSDLLHDVVLLREELLRCRLEADLSRDERTGLQDALHKVEKQMAELLVEQSQHRAEVGNLQDAVAKMGDLNRALSSDKVELNSLLQQREKDLESVREILQESQRELMNAQQHLQQCEEERSHQRAELTKQQLLLQDCEVARENLEKEILYIRGERERLQAELTQEREIMQKKQGKLSQDTEALSREKSTLDVQLGVSERECLELREKLRDLQIIKQSLENSIFASQERSSQLEIRCGQLELEVQAVTQSKNTVQDELSLFYTEQDALQKTCLTLSQRCSELEEENEAERGRRGELELNLEESKTLKDHLEQEKSLRQVAEVRVDELERDKWTQLDKAIILQRQLEKEVSELRDNLKRCQSEKEAALETLEREVLLKSEQDRELEIIKETLRESQEEKERALVALANQEDSLEEIERQITELRENIQECNGEKESALTSAAQLQLNIQEREREIKAYKENIMQLQQEKAMEVAELQQQIQSLKGTELQITVLTKYLEECQLQKELALKAENDSHMIIAKREREIDTLNEKLSLVQEEKEAVFKQLSVSTTEAEQKQSALEELLRQCQEDRETKVNALLQNVGELDKELKTLQEHLKDQQAERESTLEEVAHQTMRLRERDSLIESLRSRIVECELEKEQVTVNYRECKESVTTFKETIQKYVEEKEKLFSLSQSQMEEINERESEIRLLKETMFKVQEEKERLHKDLDFHNRALKERDEANVELQQMLRDSQQEEERHRLAVEQQRTEILNLEEKLWRYEHDKSLVEVKMEQLASQKDSMEKQAKMGEERLRLKGIEYSQVLEDKELEIEVLEKNYKRERETLNTRLETLSHSLKESEKELQEKKRLENENRDLERKLSDVLNERQLLEKQRERDDKSFKERLQELSQTLLEKEAGTARERMQLHRINDELDVRVKDLLDIIKEKDIQESENSAKLQKLRKELEQVQHFLVETQRQAEDTKFQSDREIMTLKRHVAELSQALADREVHDVEREGHLKTLNIRIDKMREELMDNSMESARVEEERKELQKWVTEVSQALIGEMSLDQEGDKALINRLKLLGKALKDMERQCEEEKMQKNSLKEKVAKLSQSLIGKEHELEEAENKMGLLRMKIRELGEVLIKKEDEVKNEELKSEEEKSLLRQSVSQLSHNLSEKNIEIEEKEVEITFLKDKIVEYRQVMMDKDQEIREKDSFIELQKKSQSNRISELSQALTEKEGEADSKELKMISLGEKMVELQQVLINKEHELNEEMIRSEHENKVLRQKVTELSQTLIERSQDVDFANAEIKLLKRKIEELQEHLVEKEREMEERGRQFLEDKETERQRFTELSRSLVEKTRERDDKEMQMKEKIEELRQHLHEKEQENKEEELQHEEEIIKMRKRMSELSLSLTQKEREAEEVNTMKESIRELKEMLSEKEKGRQSEKRANDEEKKTLHQRVKDVTKALVEKEQVYDVAKHEVTTLKNKIEELRRDMLEKEDKIQEGNRVSEDEKTSLKRRVNELSRTLAEKEQEAAKTRLDSKYLRDKLEEVRQILLNKEDEIKNERRHNEEEKTVMRERIKGMSQSLVEKDHEADRTKIEINSYKQKIEELGLVLTRKETIRETYIEEQKSVISQRVEELSQTLKVKENEAGVLKTELASLNENVGELRQALNLKEQEIQEKKMQSETEKNTLRGRVTDLTRALGIKEREVEEMVGNMESLKDKLEQTEQALKVKEQTVIAEKRLHEEEMTAIRNKVVEISQILLEKEEEAEDMERETKRLREEIEQLRQHLVEKEQESKTYEDEKNILKNKVLDLVQTTEEKEKAIDMLVIEKNTLSVKIEELQQEMMYKDQDVREGIRDDKENEIFLRPSLETKYEGLAETDSNVLDVQEDVNLLLLHKTDTEERRPMEDSQKFTYLKSDMTEEETTEGLKFIRKRELLENQYEEPMLLEINYSSDETKIQELSIEIKALYKEKDEARKREIDLKWKLKNAEMALRRMEAEEITFRQKSLESEKRLRKDPTPADIKGTNTGDSLQRRLKVLHEAVARLENDKALLQSQNLRLSETLKEVESGRRNLRRELRKLNISALQNSKDKSQEDTVDSSTSQPSVTELQQEISFLKSQLETERGQRSRYIQRCSRTTDELTSLRYDLTRSLAAVTSDTRSQVLERETIRLDDTLNRSLGLPTT from the exons ATGACGCAGGGGGCGGAGCTTGGCCGAGACTGGCTGGCACTGCAGAAGGAGCTGCAGAACTCCCTAGAAGCTCAGAAGAGGCAGGCGGTTCTGGTGGAGAAATTACAGGCAAAG GTTGTACAGTACAGAAGTCGCTACCAGGAGCTGCAGCAGAGCCAGGAGTTCAGTCTG AGCCGTGGAGAATTGGAGTTGGATAAAGCGCTTCGGAAGTTAGAAGAGGAACAGCAAAG ATGCACGAGTCTGGCTGCAGTAAACTCTCTTCTCAGGGGAGATCTGCTACAGACACAGGGGGCTAATAAGCTGCTGGAGGACGACATACACAAACTGACTGCTGACTGGTCCAACGCCTTCAAGGAACtggagagaaaagagaaagaatgGAAAGCCgagagagag GTTTATAAAGGGCAAATACAGGGCGAGCATTCCCGCCTTCTTCGGCTATGGACGGAAGTCGTGACATTTCACCGTCATTTTAAAGAGCTAAAGACTGCAACAGAAAG GGATTTATCAGCGTTGCTTGCTGAATGGACAAGATGCACCCGCCTCATCTACGCTTCATGCTCCTCCCTTATTTCATGGAGGCCTCGCGATCCAGAAAAAGTCACAGAACCCCCAAAGTACCTTCTAGTCACCTGGGGTCGTGGGATAGAGTCAATAGAGGTAGCAGGACAGGAGGAGCAAGTAGCAATGAAGGAAGAGCGTTCAGTGCTGGATATTTCTGGACATCAGGAGGGATCATTAAAACCACAAATTCAGATGCTTCAACTGGAAGTAGAAACTAAAACTTCACATGCGCGGACACTAGAGGAGAAATTAACATCACTTCAGTCTCAATTTGATGCAAAAGAGGAAAAAGCCAACTTGTTAAAGTTACAACTGGTGACGGCACAAGAAGAAGCAAGCATGATGAGGACACAACTGGTGGCAGCGGAGCAGGAGTCAAGCATGATGAGGACACAACTGGTGGCAGCGGAGCAGGAGTCAAGCATGATGAGGACACAACTGGTGGCAGCGGAGCAGGAGTCAAGCATGATGAGGACACAACTGGTGGCAGCGGAGCAGGAGTCAAGCATGATGAGGACACAACTGGTGGCAGCGGAGCAGGAGTCAAGCATGATGAGGACACAACTGGCAGCTGTGGAGCAGGAAGTAAGAGCGATAAGGGCACAACTGGTGGCAGTAGAGCAGGAAGGAAGCAGGATGAGGACTCGACTGCAAAGAGAGCAGCAGGAAGAGCACACAATGAGGTTGTCAGAACTGGGCCTGACTCAGCAGGAGACAAGCATATTATGCTCACAGCTTGACAAAGATAAACAAGAAGGAAGTGGGAAAAGGTTACAATGGGAAACGTCACAGCAGGAGGCTAACGCTATACGGTCACCTGTAGTGATAACTTCCCAGAAGGTGAGCATGATAACATCACTACTAGAGACAAGTCCTCCAAGCACTTTGTCACCATCGCTAGAATCAACccagctgatgacatcactgctagGATCCATGCCTCTGGAAACTAGCAAGACGATGTCACTACAACAGGATGGTAGTGTGATCAAGTCAGGACAGGAAGTAGATTTAATGGAGACTTCACATGCTGACATACTAGGCCACAACATACAGTCAAATTCACAGTTTGTAAAGTCAAAAGAAGACCTCATGGAGTCCCAACTGGAGTCCAAGATAAAGTCACTGACCTCAAAGGCTCACGAATCCGAGCAGGAAATACATTCATTAGTGGTGCAGCTGGAGGCATCGCGGCAGGAAGCGCGTTCACTGGAGTTAAAAGTACAGTTTTCTGAACAGGAAATGGAATCGTTCAAAGGAATGGTCAGAAAGTTGGAACAGGAAGTACATTCTTTGAGGGCGGAGCTGCAAGAGCGCTCCCAAGAGGCGGAGTCTCTGAGGTCAAGTCTGATGACGAATGAAATGGAAGAGTCGCGACTTCTCAGTATGGAGCGGGAGATGCGATACAGTCA TCAGAGATCTCTTGAAGCTGTGGAGTCCGAACGCTCCGATCTGCTCCACGATGTTGTCCTGTTGCGAGAAGAGCTGCTGCGCTGTCGACTGGAGGCTGATTTGTCACGGGACGAGAGGACTGGCTTGCAGGATGCTCTACACAAG GTAGAAAAGCAGATGGCAGagctgctggtggagcagagccAACACCGGGCCGAGGTGGGCAACCTCCAGGATGCAGTAGCTAAGATGGGGGACTTGAACCGAGCCTTGTCTTCAGATAAGGTGGAACTGAACAGTCTCTTGCAGCAG AGAGAAAAAGACCTTGAGTCTGTCCGAGAAATCCTACAGGAATCGCAGAGGGAGTTGATGAATGCGCAGCAGCATTTGCAGCAATGTGAGGAGGAGCGTTCACACCAGAGGGCGGAGCTTACCAAGCAGCAGCTCCTCCTGCAGGACTGTGAAGTAGCAAGAGAGAATCTGGAAAAAGAGATATTGTACAttcgaggagagagagagagactgcagGCTGAGCTTACCCAG GAAAGAGAGATCATGCAGAAGAAGCAGGGCAAGTTATCTCAAGACACAGAGGCCTTGAGTCGGGAAAAGTCCACACTCGACGTGCAACTTGGGGTCAGTGAAAGAGAGTGTCTGGAATTAAGAGAAAAGCTAAGAGACCTCCA GATCATAAAACAATCTCTGGAGAATTCAATTTTTGCATCTCAAGAAAGGTCATCTCAGCTGGAGATTAGATGTGGCCAACTAGAACTGGAAGTTCAAGCAGTCACTCAGTCCAAGAACACCGTCCAAG ATGAGCTTTCCCTCTTCTATACTGAACAAGACGCCTTACAGAAGACATGTCTCACTCTTTCTCAGAGATGTTCCGAATTGGAAGAAGAGAATGAAGCAGAAAGAGGACGGAGAGGCGAACTGGAGCTGAACTTG gaagaaTCAAAGACCCTGAAAGACCATCTGGAGCAAGAAAAGAGTCTTAGACAGGTTGCTGAAGTTCGGGTAGATGAACTGGAGAGAGATAAGTGGACTCAGCTGGATAAAGCAATCATTTTACAGAGGCAATTGGAAAAAGAAGTTTCAGAGCTCAGGGACAACCTGAAAAGATGTCAATCCGAGAAAGAGGCAGCTTTGGAAACGTTAGAACGAGAAGTACTATTAAAAAGCGAACAAGATCGTGAACTGGAGATTATCAAAGAAACCTTAAGAGAAAGtcaggaagagaaagagagggctCTTGTTGCATTGGCAAACCAAGAGGATAGTTTAGAAGAGATAGAGAGGCAGATTACAGAGCTCAGAGAGAATATTCAGGAGTGCAACGGGGAGAAAGAGAGTGCTTTAACTTCAGCAGCTCAACTCCAGTTGAACATACAAGAAAGAGAACGTGAAATCAAGGCTTATAAGGAGAATATAATGCAGCTCCAACAAGAGAAAGCGATGGAGGTCGCTGAGTTACAGCAACAGATTCAGAGTCTTAAGGGAACTGAGTTACAAATCACAGTCTTGACAAAGTACCTTGAAGAGTGTCAACTTCAGAAAGAGCTTGCACTGAAAGCAGAAAATGACAGTCATATGATTATAGCAAAAAGGGAGCGCGAAATTGATACCTTGAATGAAAAGTTAAGCCTAGTTCAAGAAGAAAAAGAGGCAGTCTTCAAGCAGTTGTCTGTTTCAACTACCGAGGCAGAGCAAAAACAGTCTGCTCTGGAGGAACTACTTAGACAGTGTCAAGAAGACCGAGAAACCAAGGTGAATGCACTGTTGCAAAATGTGGGAGAGCTGGATAAAGAGTTGAAGACATTACAAGAGCATCTAAAGGATCAGCAGGCCGAAAGAGAAAGCACACTTGAAGAAGTAGCCCATCAAACCATGAGGTTACGAGAGAGAGACTCTCTGATTGAATCTTTACGATCTAGAATTGTGGAGTGCGAGTTGGAGAAAGAACAGGTTACTGTGAATTACAGAGAGTGCAAAGAAAGCGTAACAACATTCAAAGAGACCATTCAAAAGTACGTGGAAGAAAAAGAGAAATTGTTTAGTTTGTCACAGTCTCAAATGGAAGAGATTAACGAAAGGGAAAGTGAGATAAGATTGTTGAAGGAGACTATGTTTAAGGttcaagaagaaaaagaaaggctCCATAAAGATTTAGATTTTCACAACAGAGCTTTGAAGGAGAGAGATGAAGCTAATGTGGAGCTGCAGCAGATGCTACGAGACAGCCAGCAAGAGGAAGAGCGTCATAGACTAGCTGTGGAACAGCAGAGGACTGAAATTCTGAATTTGGAAGAGAAGTTATGGAGGTACGAGCACGACAAATCTTTGGTAGAAGTTAAAATGGAACAGCTGGCATCTCAGAAAGACTCCATGGAGAAGCAAGCAAAAATGGGGGAAGAACGTCTGAGATTAAAAGGAATTGAATATTCTCAGGTCTTAGAGGACAAAGAACTTGAGATTGAAGTTTTAGAGAAGAATTACAAAAGAGAGCGGGAAACTCTGAATACGAGACTAGAGACACTTTCACACTCCTTAAAAGAGAGTGAGAAAGAACTGCAGGAAAAGAAAAGACTTGAGAACGAGAATAGAGATCTGGAGAGGAAACTTTCCGACGTCTTGAATGAAAGACAATTGCTTGAGAAACAGAGGGAAAGAGATGACAAATCTTTTAAAGAAAGGTTACAAGAGCTTTCCCAGACTTTGCTAGAAAAAGAAGCTGGGACTGCTAGAGAGAGAATGCAGTTACACAGGATTAACGATGAATTGGATGTTAGGGTGAAAGATCTGCTAGACATCATTAAAGAGAAAGACATTCAAGAATCAGAGAATTCAGCAAAACTGCAAAAACTGAGAAAGGAACTAGAACAAGTTCAACATTTTCTGGTAGAGACTCAAAGACAGGCAGAAGACACAAAATTTCAAAGTGATAGAGAAATTATGACTTTAAAAAGGCACGTTGCAGAACTGTCTCAAGCACTTGCAGACCGTGAGGTCCATGATGTAGAGAGAGAAGGGCACTTGAAAACTTTGAATATAAGAATAGACAAAATGCGTGAGGAGCTAATGGATAATTCTATGGAATCTGCACGAGtggaagaagaaagaaaggaaCTGCAGAAATGGGTGACTGAAGTCTCCCAGGCTCTTATTGGAGAGATGTCTCTGGATCAAGAAGGAGATAAAGCTTTAATTAATAGACTAAAATTACTTGGAAAAGCTTTGAAAGACATGGAGCGACAGTGTGAAGaagaaaaaatgcagaaaaatagttTAAAAGAGAAAGTAGCAAAACTTTCTCAAAGTCTTATAGGAAAGGAACACGAATTAGAAGAGGCAGAAAATAAGATGGGATTGCTGAGAATGAAAATACGTGAACTGGGAGAAGTTCTGATAAAAAAAGAAGACGAAGTAAAGAATGAGGAGCTAAagagtgaagaagagaagtccttACTGAGACAAAGTGTATCTCAACTATCTCATAATCTTTCGGAGAAGAATATTGAGATCGAGGAGAAGGAAGTTGAAATTACGTTTCTGAAAGATAAGATCGTAGAATATAGGCAAGTTATGATGGACAAGGATCAAGAAATACGAGAGAAAGACAGCTTCATCGAGCTGCAGAAAAAGTCTCAGAGCAACAGAATATCAGAACTTTCTCAAGCTTTAACTGAAAAGGAAGGGGAAGCAGATAGCAAAGAGCTAAAAATGATATCTCTGGGAGAAAAGATGGTGGAACTTCAACAGGTCTTAATAAATAAGGAGCATGAGCTTAATGAGGAGATGATACGAAGTGAACACGAAAATAAAGTCTTAAGACAAAAAGTGACAGAACTTTCACAGACCTTAATAGAGAGAAGCCAGGATGTGGATTTTGCAAACGCGGAAATAAAATTATTAAAACGTAAGATAGAAGAGCTTCAAGAACATTTggtagagaaagaaagagaaatggAAGAAAGAGGACGACAGTTTCTAGAGGATAAAGAAACTGAAAGACAGAGATTTACAGAACTTAGCCGGTCTTTAGTAGAAAAGACCCGAGAAAGAGACGATAAAGAGATGCAGATGAAAGAGAAAATTGAAGAACTgaggcaacatctgcatgaaaaGGAACAAGAAAATAAGGAGGAAGAACTGCAACATGAGGAAGAGATTATAAAGATGAGGAAAAGGATGTCGGAACTATCTTTATCTCTAACACAGAAGGAAAGGGAAGCAGAGGAGGTCAACACTATGAAAGAATCTATAAGAGAACTTAAGGAAATGCTTTCAGAGAAGGAGAAAGGCAGACAATCTGAGAAAAGAGCGAATGATGAAGAGAAGAAGACTCTACATCAGAGAGTAAAAGATGTTACCAAGGCTCTGGTTGAGAAAGAGCAAGTATATGATGTGGCAAAACATGAGGTGACCACTCTAAAAAATAAGATAGAAGAGCTAAGACGTGACATGCTAGAGAAAGAAGATAAGATTCAGGAAGGCAATAGGGTGAGTGAGGACGAGAAGACATCCTTGAAGCGAAGAGTAAACGAACTGTCCAGAACTTTAGCAGAGAAGGAGCAAGAAGCTGCTAAGACAAGATTAGACAGTAAATATTTAAGAGACAAGCTAGAAGAAGTTAGGCAAATCTTGCTAAATAAAGAGGACGAGATCAAAAATGAACGAAGGCACAACGAGGAAGAGAAGACAGTGATGAGAGAGAGAATTAAAGGCATGTCCCAATCCTTAGTAGAGAAGGACCATGAAGCAGATAGGACCAAGATAGAGATTAACTCTTATAAACAGAAGATAGAAGAACTTGGCCTGGTCCTGACGAGGAAAGAAACAATTCGGGAGACCTATATTGAAGAACAAAAGTCAGTTATAAGCCAAAGAGTGGAAGAACTTTCTCAAACTTTAAAGGTGAAAGAAAACGAAGCTGGGGTTCTTAAAACTGAATTGGCATCACTGAACGAGAATGTAGGAGAACTAAGACAAGCTCTGAATCTGAAGGAACAAGAAATTCAAGAGAAGAAAATGCAGAGTGAAACTGAGAAGAATACTTTAAGAGGAAGAGTGACTGATCTTACTCGAGCTTTAGGAATTAAAGAAAGAGAAGTAGAGGAAATGGTAGGAAATATGGAATCCTTAAAAGACAAGCTAGAACAGACTGAACAGGCTCTGAAGGTGAAAGAACAGACAGTGATAGCTGAGAAAAGATTACATGAGGAAGAAATGACGGCCATACGTAATAAAGTAGTTGAAATTTCACAGATTCtgttggagaaggaggaagaagcagaagatatggaaagGGAGACAAAACGTCTTAGGGAAGAGATAGAACAGCTAAGACAGCATCTGGTAGAAAAAGAGCAAGAAAGTAAGACGTATGAAGATGAAAAAAATATCTTGAAGAACAAAGTGTTAGATCTTGTACAAACtacagaagagaaggagaaggcAATAGACATGTTGGTTATTGAGAAGAACACTCTGAGTGTGAAGATTGAAGAACTTCAACAAGAAATGATGTATAAAGATCAAGATGTAAGAGAAGGAATCAGAGACGACAAAGAAAATGAGATATTTTTGAGACCGAGTCTAGAAACTAAATATGAAGGTTTAGCAGAAACTGATAGCAATGTATTAGATGTGCAAGAAGATGTAAACCTACTTCTCCTTCACAAGACAGATACGGAAGAAAGGAGACCCATGGAAGACTCGCAAAAATTCACATATCTCAAGTCAGACATGACAGAGGAAGAGACCACAGAAGGCTTAAAGTTCATCAGGAAGCGGGAATTACTAGAAAACCAATATGAGGAACCTATGTTACTGGAGATCAATTATTCCAGTGATGAGACAAAAATACAAGAGTTGTCAATAGAAATAAAAGCACTTTATAAAGAGAAAGACGAAGCGAGAAAGAGGGAAATTGATCTTAAATGGAAGTTGAAGAACGCAGAAATGGCACTAAGGCGTATGGAGGCTGAGGAGATTACGTTCAGGCAGAAATCTTTGGAATCTGAGAAGAGACTTAGAAAA GACCCTACACCTGCAGATATCAAAGGCACAAACACTGGCGACTCTCTGCAGAGGCGGCTGAAGGTCCTCCATGAGGCTGTTGCAAGGTTGGAAAATGACAAAGCTTTATTGCAAAGCCAAAACCTGCGTCTGAGTGAGACATTAAAAGAA GTTGAGAGTGGGCGGAGGAACCTCCGGAGGGAGCTGCGTAAGCTGAATATCTCAGCGTTGCAGAACTCAAAGGACAAATCACAAGAG GATACTGTTGATTCTTCTACATCTCAGCCAAGCGTGACGGAGCTACAGCAAGAG ATCTCCTTTTTAAAGTCGCAGCTCGAGACAGAACGTGGACAGCGCTCTCGTTACATACAGCGATGTTCTCGCACCACTGACGAGCTTACCAGCCTGAGATACGATTTGACTCGTTCACTGGCTGCAGTGACCTCTGATACTAGATCTCAGGTACTAGAGAGGGAAACGATCCGACTGGATGACACTTTAAACCGGAGTCTGGGCCTTCCAACGACCTGA